The region GGTCGAACCCCGGAAGGCCCTCGAAGCCCATATGGAGGGCTACGACGTGCTCCCGATGGAGGACGCCGCCGCGGTGGGTGACGTGTTCATCACGACCACGGGCAACCGCGACGTAATCACGCGCGAGCATTTCGAGTCCATGCAGGACGGCGTGCTGCTGGCCAACGCGGGCCATTTCGACGTGGAGATCAACCTCGAGGAACTGGACGACCTTGCGACCGCGCGCTATGAAGCCCGTGACGGCGTCGAGAGCTTCGAGATGGCTGACGGTCGCCGCCTGAACGTGCTGGCGGAGGGTCGACTCGTCAACCTCGCCGCGCCCGTCGGCCTGGGCCACCCTGTCGAGGTCATGGACCAGTCCTTCGGGATTCAGGCGGTCTGTGTCCGGGAGATCGTCGAGAACGGTGCCGCCTACGACGCCGGCGTCCACGAGGTGCCTGACGAACTGGACAAGGAGGTCGCGGAGATCAAACTCGACGCCGACGGCGTCGAGTTCGACAGCCTCAGTGACGAGCAGCGCGAGTATATGGACTCCTGGCAGCACGGGACGTGAACTACCGTACGTTTTAGAAATTAGAAATTAGTCGGGGCTTTCCACACAATGGTTAACCATTCTCTTCAGTCCGTACAGGACATGGCTCCTGATGGAAGAGCATCAACTCGGGAAAATATACACAAACGATCAGTTTAATCCGACAGTATATAGCGAATCGCCGTTTAGGTCATCTGGTGCATCACCTGACGGCAGTTGCACTGGGCACAACGAACTGAATGCATATACGGATCGATACACTAGATGCACCGCGGATGCAATTGGATATACTCATACTGATCAATTCTAAATGAACCGACGGAATACCCTCTTGACACTTATAAGCGGTTTTCTACTCATTTCGGGCTGTTCCGACTCTCCACGTGGGGAGACCAAGACAGGAACACCAAGTTCGACGCCGACTGCGGCGCTCTCTGACCTCGATCCCGAAGCGCTCCTTCCACAGGAGGGGGACGGGTGGCGCCACGTTAATTCGAAGAATTACACGTGGACCCATCTAGGGGCTGATGACGGTATTAAGGGTTACTACGAAAAGGATGGCGCGCTTCGTGCCGAGGTCATCATAATGAAGGTATCTGACGATGGGGCGGGGAGTACAGCCGAGCGTGAGGCCCGCACCCTTTACTGTCAAGCTGGCTGGCAAGTTGTCGTCGTCCGCGGGCCGTTTGCCGTTGCGGCTAGCACGGGAACACCACGAAAGAGCTTCACCCCTGAAGCGCCACCAACGATGGATCAGACGGCCATCTCGGAGAGCGAAGACGCGGTCGTGACGCTACTATCGAACTCACCGCGCCTAAGCAGGGAGATGATCGCCGACCAGCGACTGAGAGATTCGGATTGTTAAGTAAATCACCATTTTTAATCCGATTCAACTGACGTGCCCGCGACGGTTGGTAAATCTCAGAGAGGCCCTCTCCGATCATCTCTTGTACGTTCCTCATTGCTCTCAATGCGGTTCCTTCTGAGGGAACGAGCGTTGGCACCGACCCGCTTTTCCCCGCCCACGACTCACTTCCACATATGCCCACGAACAAGAAAGGTGACCGCCGAGAGCGCGAACTCGTCAACCGGTTGGACGACGCCGGCTTCGCGGTCATGCGCGCCCCCGCCAGCGGCGGCGCAACCCAGCGCGAACTCCCGGACGTGCTCGCGGGCAACGGCGAGGAGTTCTACGCTATCGAGGCCAAATCCTCGAAGGGCGACCCCATCTATCTCACCGGCGAGGAGGTGCAGGCGCTGGTCTACTTCGCCCAGAACTTCGGTGCCAAACCCCGCATCGGCGTCCGCTTCGACCGCGAAGACTGGTACTTCTTCCACCCCGGCGACTGCTACACCACCGACGGCGGCAACTACCGCGTGAAAAAGGAGACGGCACTCGCCGACGGCACCGACATGGCTGAACTCGTTGGAGATACCGAGAAAGTCACACTCGAGGAGGCGACCAGAGCTGGGAGCGCGACCGGTGACGACGAGGGTGACGCGGACGCCGACGAGGCGATTCGCCAGCTGCTCGAGTCCGTCGCCGATGGCACCCTCAGCGTCGAGGAGGCTGCCGAGGCACTCTCCTGATCTGGGGCCCGCAGCCCTCGAACCCGCTGTGGGGTCGCATCGAAGTGTTTTAGGCTGCCGACGCGGCATTCCGAGTATGGATATCGACAAGGATATGCGCCCGAAAATCGCCCTCTCGCTGGGCGCAGTCGCCTTGCTCGTCGCTGTGTTCGTCGGCATTGGCGTCACCTACGGCGGCGCTGGCCTCTCCGCGGCCGGTGGCTACGCTCTCATCGGCGCACTAATCGGCTTCGTCCTGTTGATGGGCGTCGTCGGCGCGTATCTCTCCTCTCGCGAGTAACTACGCAGCTTCTTCGGCTGGATCTCGGTCCCGCCAGTCCACGCGCTCCGCAGCAGGCGTCTCTCGGAGGCGCTGCCGGTAGAGTTCCAGCGGATGGTCTGCCTCGTCGCGGTGACCGTTCTGGTTCGTACAAATGCCGTACGCCGCGAGCGTCTCGCAGCCAGGTGGTGGGTACTGTGCACCGCGTTTCTCGCTGACTCGGGCGACCACGTAGCTCACCTGCCGCCCAGACAGGGTCGTGTCCGCACAGAACGCCACGGCCTCGGGTTCATCCAGCCCCACTGCAGCGAGGAACGAGAGGAGCGCAAACGCCTCCCGTTCGTCCAGTTCCTCCTCACGAGCCCGTTCGCGGAGCGCTGCAATACAGTCCGGAAACAGCTCCGGGAGCACCGCGTCAATCTGGCGGACGTTTGTCCGCTCGCCCAGCAGGCTCCGGAGCGTCGAGAGCGGCTCCTCAAGTGCGTCGCCGAGCGCCTCTGCGCGCTCCTCGTCCAACTCAAACGGGAGCCCCTCGGCCACGCGGCGGTGGACCGCCTCGACTAACAGCCCACGGCCATCGGCGCCGTAGAGCTCCGCTTTCTGGACGCGAACTTCGCCCTCGGCGAGTTCGCGGTTGACCAGCCGCCACGGCTCGCCCCAGTCGCCGGCCGAAAGCGCGAGATACGCCGCAACGCCGACGCGGAACCACTGTTCGTCGCCACGGCCCGCACTGGAGCGCCCGGCGGCGCCCGGCCGGCCCGCCACGGTCTCCTCCCGGACGGCTCCCTCGAGATCGAACTCCCCGAGGACCCGCGGGAGCGAGACGGTGGCGTCGGTAGTGCTTCGGAGG is a window of halophilic archaeon DL31 DNA encoding:
- a CDS encoding Resolvase, Holliday junction-type (PFAM: Resolvase, Holliday junction-type~KEGG: nmg:Nmag_1845 resolvase, Holliday junction-type), coding for MPTNKKGDRRERELVNRLDDAGFAVMRAPASGGATQRELPDVLAGNGEEFYAIEAKSSKGDPIYLTGEEVQALVYFAQNFGAKPRIGVRFDREDWYFFHPGDCYTTDGGNYRVKKETALADGTDMAELVGDTEKVTLEEATRAGSATGDDEGDADADEAIRQLLESVADGTLSVEEAAEALS
- a CDS encoding hypothetical protein (KEGG: hje:HacjB3_02045 hypothetical protein); translation: MDIDKDMRPKIALSLGAVALLVAVFVGIGVTYGGAGLSAAGGYALIGALIGFVLLMGVVGAYLSSRE
- a CDS encoding DNA primase, large subunit (PFAM: DNA primase, large subunit, eukaryotic/archaeal~KEGG: hbo:Hbor_00230 DNA primase, large subunit), translating into MQPLHARYPFFDDAREAVGELGVSVPALAAEGDPAVERGRERVKRALTEGTTAPAEPAQWSDRDELLSYPVARLLVSLLASEKAVQKYAAAEASTAAGRFAQDIEGGDDGLRSTTDATVSLPRVLGEFDLEGAVREETVAGRPGAAGRSSAGRGDEQWFRVGVAAYLALSAGDWGEPWRLVNRELAEGEVRVQKAELYGADGRGLLVEAVHRRVAEGLPFELDEERAEALGDALEEPLSTLRSLLGERTNVRQIDAVLPELFPDCIAALRERAREEELDEREAFALLSFLAAVGLDEPEAVAFCADTTLSGRQVSYVVARVSEKRGAQYPPPGCETLAAYGICTNQNGHRDEADHPLELYRQRLRETPAAERVDWRDRDPAEEAA